In Microbulbifer celer, a single window of DNA contains:
- a CDS encoding DUF4340 domain-containing protein: MKKLQMTLSGVLALQLVLAAGLFWQSTSRQQAQAQPTQLVQTQADALQRLEIAGDDNRVTLQKIDGQWQLPELHQLPVNSDKLASLLDKLTNLQSNWPVATSNSARERFEVAEDKFRKHLKLFAGEDNEPTLELYLGTSPGFRKVHVRRADDDAIYAVELNSFDLPSEADTWLDKSLLAAGDIQRIQGPDYQLEKGDDGWIFTADDSDESPAVDPGKARELATALEKLRITKAVDEAPQAEETEIVVHTDTGERRYHFANADDKYYVRRDDRNQFFEISRYDFDRVMDKRYQDLVLVERDEEEQTAEDDSSMTQKEDAKS, encoded by the coding sequence ATGAAAAAACTGCAAATGACATTGAGCGGCGTGCTGGCGCTGCAGCTGGTACTGGCCGCGGGCCTGTTCTGGCAATCCACGTCCCGACAACAGGCGCAGGCACAACCGACCCAACTGGTGCAGACGCAAGCCGATGCGTTGCAGCGGCTGGAAATCGCCGGTGACGACAACCGCGTCACCCTGCAAAAAATCGACGGCCAGTGGCAGCTGCCGGAACTGCACCAACTCCCGGTCAACAGCGACAAGCTTGCGTCCCTGCTGGACAAACTGACCAACCTGCAAAGCAACTGGCCGGTGGCTACGAGCAACAGCGCCCGCGAGCGCTTCGAGGTGGCGGAGGATAAATTCCGCAAACACCTGAAGCTGTTTGCTGGCGAAGACAACGAACCGACACTGGAGCTTTACCTGGGCACCTCCCCGGGCTTTCGTAAGGTGCACGTACGCCGCGCGGATGACGACGCCATTTACGCGGTGGAGCTGAACAGCTTTGACCTGCCGAGCGAAGCGGACACCTGGCTGGATAAATCCCTGCTGGCGGCGGGCGATATCCAGCGTATTCAGGGGCCGGACTACCAGCTCGAAAAGGGGGATGACGGCTGGATCTTTACTGCAGATGACTCGGACGAATCCCCCGCGGTGGATCCCGGCAAAGCCCGTGAACTGGCCACCGCTCTGGAGAAACTACGCATCACCAAAGCGGTTGACGAAGCCCCGCAGGCAGAAGAAACCGAAATTGTGGTGCATACCGATACAGGTGAACGGCGCTACCACTTCGCCAACGCGGACGACAAATACTATGTACGCCGCGACGACCGCAATCAGTTCTTTGAGATCAGCCGATATGATTTCGACCGGGTGATGGATAAACGTTACCAGGATCTGGTGCTGGTTGAACGGGATGAGGAGGAGCAGACCGCGGAGGATGACTCCAGTATGACGCAGAAGGAAGACGCAAAAAGCTGA
- a CDS encoding DUF6314 family protein: MSADLDNDKAFQTALAQLWARLGKITAFSFSASNGPGSRTNWRGHGRGEVAVTSDEGNLIFSEQAEYTDGDGHKIQLQNRYRWSRDDNAIRLEHLRREEPVLLFALAPVTEHGFREVAAHHCGDDIYTAELLLHKDQLELIWQIHGPRKNERLHYHYW; the protein is encoded by the coding sequence ATGTCGGCTGATTTAGATAATGATAAGGCTTTTCAGACGGCGCTTGCGCAGCTGTGGGCGAGGCTCGGAAAAATCACGGCGTTCAGTTTCAGTGCCAGCAACGGGCCCGGTTCAAGAACCAACTGGCGCGGTCACGGCCGTGGTGAGGTGGCGGTGACTTCGGATGAGGGTAACCTGATATTTTCCGAGCAGGCGGAATATACCGATGGTGACGGCCACAAAATCCAGTTGCAGAACCGCTATCGCTGGAGCCGGGATGACAATGCCATTCGCCTGGAACACCTGCGCCGTGAAGAGCCGGTGCTGTTGTTTGCCCTGGCGCCGGTGACCGAACACGGTTTTCGCGAGGTGGCCGCGCATCACTGTGGCGACGATATTTACACCGCGGAGTTGCTGTTACACAAGGATCAACTGGAGCTGATCTGGCAGATCCACGGGCCGCGGAAGAATGAACGGTTGCACTATCACTATTGGTAG
- the argA gene encoding amino-acid N-acetyltransferase yields the protein MNTENTTLNWFRNAAPYINDLRGRTLVVAIPGEGLGHENFRNLVHDLTLLISLGVRLVLVHGARAQVNCTLEKNGVHSRFQGNTRVTDRETLEVIKETVGKLRFEIEAAFSQGLPDSPMARAALKVVSGNFVTARPVGVIDGTDMGWTGKVRRMEVAAISRALDEGSLVLISPLGTSLTGELFNLNYLDLAAEAAQSLKAEKLIVFRDTPQLIVDGAPVYDLSIHQAEDAQESVDSETLACAINACNAGIQRVHLLSYADNGALLQELLSREGAGTMIYRDSYEVVRRARITDVGGILGLIRPLEKQGILVRRSREKLEAEIDHFTLVEVDGTPVACAALYPILDNQGDTVAAEIACVAIHPEFRGGGRGAKLLQHLERQARALELPEIYVLTTQTEHWFIERGFTQVDASDLPAARKSLYNIQRNSRVLRKPL from the coding sequence GTGAACACAGAAAACACCACCCTAAACTGGTTCCGTAACGCCGCGCCCTATATCAATGATCTGCGCGGGCGAACCCTGGTGGTTGCGATTCCGGGCGAAGGCTTAGGGCACGAGAACTTTCGCAATCTGGTGCACGATCTGACGCTGCTGATCAGCCTGGGAGTTAGGCTGGTGCTGGTGCACGGCGCCCGCGCGCAGGTAAATTGCACCCTGGAGAAAAACGGTGTCCACAGCCGCTTCCAGGGCAATACCCGGGTAACCGATCGCGAAACCCTCGAGGTCATCAAAGAGACAGTGGGCAAACTGCGTTTCGAGATCGAGGCGGCATTTTCCCAGGGACTCCCGGATTCCCCCATGGCCCGCGCGGCGCTCAAGGTAGTTTCCGGCAATTTCGTTACCGCACGCCCGGTAGGCGTGATTGACGGTACCGATATGGGCTGGACCGGCAAGGTACGGCGTATGGAGGTCGCCGCCATAAGCCGCGCGCTGGATGAAGGGTCACTGGTACTGATCTCTCCGCTGGGCACTTCCCTCACCGGTGAGCTGTTCAACCTGAACTACCTCGACCTGGCAGCGGAAGCGGCACAGAGCCTGAAGGCAGAGAAGCTGATTGTGTTCCGCGATACACCACAGCTCATTGTGGATGGCGCCCCGGTTTACGATCTCAGTATCCATCAGGCGGAAGATGCGCAGGAGTCCGTGGATAGTGAAACCCTCGCCTGTGCGATCAATGCCTGTAACGCCGGTATTCAGCGCGTACACCTGCTGAGTTACGCCGATAACGGGGCCCTGCTGCAGGAGCTGCTGAGCCGCGAGGGCGCCGGCACCATGATCTACCGCGACAGCTACGAGGTGGTGAGGCGCGCGCGGATCACCGATGTGGGCGGAATACTGGGGCTGATAAGACCGCTGGAGAAGCAGGGGATTCTGGTGCGCCGCTCACGGGAAAAGCTCGAGGCGGAAATCGACCATTTCACCCTGGTGGAAGTGGACGGCACGCCAGTAGCCTGTGCTGCGCTGTATCCGATTCTCGACAATCAGGGCGATACCGTCGCCGCAGAAATCGCCTGTGTGGCGATCCATCCGGAGTTCCGCGGTGGTGGCCGCGGCGCCAAGCTGTTGCAGCACCTGGAGCGGCAGGCGCGGGCGCTGGAGCTGCCGGAAATCTATGTGCTCACGACCCAGACCGAGCACTGGTTTATCGAGCGCGGCTTTACCCAGGTAGATGCCAGCGATCTGCCTGCTGCGCGCAAGTCGCTGTACAACATCCAGCGCAACTCCCGGGTGCTGCGCAAACCCCTGTAA
- a CDS encoding GspE/PulE family protein, translating into MAVTGAADRILDLPGLLEDLVSRGYISRPDANRLIGTPRTAEQAQMHPLSYIASCELENQHQPGKLLDAATLTQWLADTSAHGIYHIDPLKINVAEVTEVMSFQFAKRHQILCVEANRETLLVATAQPYTSGWEEQLEHTSGRTVQRVVADPADIRRYVTEFYSLANSISGASGLKGSSGAGNFEQLLELGSLKDPEANDQHIVNIVDWLLQHAFDQRASDIHIEPRRGIGRIRFRIDGVLHPIHELPDQVNAAITSRLKILGRMNVAEKRKPQDGRIKTKRPDGSEVELRLSTLPTAFGEKLVMRIFDPEVLARSYHDLGLGGEDLHRWQTMLSRPNGIVLVTGPTGSGKTTTLYTALKQLATTEVNVSTVEDPIEMVEDSFNQTQVHHSIGLDFAAGIRTLMRQDPDIIMVGEIRDLETAQMAVQAALTGHLVISTLHTNDAPTAVTRLLDLGLPHYLLKSTVLGVMAQRLVRTLCPSCKRKAEVSDEDWQALVKPWKAPKPEVVYQPEGCLDCRNTGYRGRQGIYEILPFSEGVQSLVTHDCDLQQVRRQGMREGMNSLRLSGARKVAAGITTVQEVLRVAPPPDIAF; encoded by the coding sequence ATGGCTGTGACAGGAGCGGCGGACAGGATCCTGGATTTGCCGGGGCTGCTGGAAGACCTGGTGAGCCGGGGGTATATCAGCCGTCCGGACGCCAATCGTCTGATTGGCACCCCGCGCACCGCCGAACAGGCGCAGATGCACCCTCTCAGCTATATTGCCAGCTGCGAACTGGAAAACCAGCACCAGCCCGGCAAACTGCTGGACGCCGCCACGCTGACCCAGTGGCTGGCGGATACCTCTGCACACGGGATTTACCACATCGATCCGCTGAAGATTAATGTGGCGGAGGTGACGGAGGTGATGAGCTTCCAGTTCGCGAAGCGCCACCAGATCCTGTGCGTGGAGGCGAATCGGGAAACGCTGCTGGTAGCCACCGCTCAGCCTTACACCAGCGGGTGGGAGGAGCAACTGGAGCACACCAGTGGCCGTACCGTGCAGCGGGTAGTGGCGGATCCAGCCGACATCCGCCGTTATGTTACCGAATTCTACTCCCTCGCCAACTCCATTTCCGGCGCCAGCGGCCTCAAGGGCAGCTCCGGTGCCGGTAACTTCGAGCAGCTACTGGAGCTCGGCAGCCTCAAGGATCCCGAGGCCAACGACCAGCATATCGTCAATATTGTCGACTGGCTGCTGCAGCATGCGTTTGACCAGCGCGCCAGTGATATCCACATCGAGCCGCGCCGCGGTATCGGCCGTATCCGCTTCCGCATCGACGGTGTACTGCACCCGATTCACGAACTGCCGGACCAGGTCAACGCCGCCATCACCAGTCGCCTGAAGATCCTCGGGCGGATGAACGTGGCGGAAAAGCGCAAGCCCCAGGATGGGCGTATCAAGACCAAGCGCCCGGATGGCAGTGAGGTGGAGCTGCGCTTATCCACACTGCCCACGGCGTTCGGGGAAAAGCTGGTGATGCGGATCTTCGACCCGGAAGTGCTGGCGCGCTCCTATCACGACCTGGGCCTGGGCGGTGAAGATCTCCACCGCTGGCAGACCATGCTGTCTCGCCCCAACGGCATCGTGTTGGTGACCGGCCCCACCGGCTCCGGTAAAACCACCACCCTTTACACGGCCCTCAAGCAGCTCGCCACCACGGAAGTGAATGTATCCACTGTCGAAGATCCCATCGAGATGGTGGAAGACAGCTTCAACCAGACTCAGGTGCACCACAGTATCGGCCTGGATTTCGCCGCGGGTATCCGCACCCTGATGCGTCAGGACCCGGACATCATCATGGTGGGGGAGATCCGCGATCTGGAAACCGCACAGATGGCGGTACAGGCGGCGCTCACCGGTCACCTCGTTATCTCCACCCTGCACACCAACGACGCGCCCACGGCGGTAACCCGTCTGCTGGACCTCGGGTTGCCGCACTATCTATTGAAGTCCACGGTGCTGGGCGTGATGGCCCAGCGCCTGGTGCGCACCCTCTGCCCCAGCTGCAAGCGCAAGGCGGAGGTCAGCGATGAAGACTGGCAGGCGCTGGTAAAACCGTGGAAAGCGCCCAAGCCGGAAGTGGTGTATCAGCCGGAAGGCTGTCTCGATTGCCGCAATACCGGTTACCGCGGGCGCCAGGGTATATACGAGATACTGCCGTTTAGCGAAGGGGTGCAGTCGCTGGTTACTCACGACTGCGACCTGCAACAGGTGCGCCGCCAGGGCATGCGTGAGGGCATGAACAGCCTGCGTTTATCCGGGGCGAGAAAAGTGGCTGCCGGTATCACCACGGTGCAGGAAGTATTGCGGGTGGCGCCGCCGCCGGATATTGCGTTTTAG
- the argE gene encoding acetylornithine deacetylase: MNARTLPDLQSQLKQLVASPSVSATNPALDMGNRGVIDLLAAWLETLGFSIEIMPIEGQPNKANLIATLSGSGSGAGGLVLAGHTDTVPYDDNRWQSDPFKLDERDNRLYGLGSTDMKGFFPLAIEAAKSFAEKPLQQPLIILATADEETSMSGARALVKAGLPKARYAIIGEPTGLKPIRMHKGMMMERLRITGQAGHSSNPAYGASALEAMHTAMGEILKLRGEWQSRFRNPGFAVEVPTLNFGCIHGGDNPNRICGHTELQFDLRPLPGMAMDELRGELHQRLNSVVGGDKIKLEMDSLIGGVEAFEEPAQSELVQAAEKLTGHSAESVAFATEAPFLQKLGMQTIVLGPGDIDQAHQPDEYLGLERIDPMVETLRGMIGRFCL; the protein is encoded by the coding sequence ATGAATGCCCGCACCCTGCCCGACCTGCAAAGCCAGCTGAAACAGCTGGTGGCCAGCCCCAGCGTCAGCGCCACCAACCCCGCGCTGGATATGGGCAACCGCGGCGTGATCGATCTGCTCGCAGCCTGGCTGGAAACCCTCGGCTTCAGTATCGAGATCATGCCTATCGAGGGGCAGCCCAATAAAGCCAACCTGATCGCCACGCTCTCCGGTAGCGGCAGCGGCGCCGGTGGTCTGGTTCTGGCCGGGCACACCGACACGGTGCCCTACGACGATAACCGCTGGCAATCGGATCCATTCAAGCTCGACGAACGGGACAACCGTCTGTACGGGCTCGGCAGTACCGATATGAAAGGCTTTTTCCCGCTGGCGATCGAGGCGGCAAAGAGTTTTGCAGAGAAACCACTGCAGCAACCGCTGATCATTCTCGCCACCGCCGACGAGGAAACCTCCATGTCCGGCGCCCGCGCACTGGTCAAAGCGGGTCTGCCGAAAGCCCGCTACGCGATTATCGGTGAGCCCACCGGTCTCAAGCCCATCCGTATGCATAAGGGGATGATGATGGAGCGCCTGCGCATTACCGGCCAGGCGGGGCACTCGTCGAATCCCGCTTACGGTGCCAGCGCCCTGGAAGCGATGCACACCGCGATGGGCGAAATCCTCAAGCTGCGCGGCGAGTGGCAGAGCCGCTTTCGCAATCCGGGCTTTGCGGTGGAAGTGCCCACGCTCAATTTTGGCTGTATTCACGGCGGCGATAATCCCAACCGTATCTGCGGCCACACTGAATTACAGTTCGACCTGCGCCCGCTACCGGGTATGGCCATGGACGAGCTGCGCGGTGAGTTGCACCAGCGACTTAACAGTGTGGTTGGTGGAGACAAGATCAAGCTGGAGATGGATTCGCTGATCGGTGGCGTGGAGGCATTTGAAGAACCGGCGCAATCGGAGCTGGTGCAGGCGGCGGAAAAATTGACCGGGCACAGTGCGGAAAGCGTGGCCTTTGCCACCGAGGCACCGTTTCTGCAGAAGCTCGGGATGCAGACCATTGTCCTCGGCCCCGGCGATATCGATCAGGCCCACCAGCCGGATGAATATCTCGGGCTGGAGCGGATTGACCCGATGGTGGAAACCCTGCGGGGGATGATTGGGCGGTTCTGCCTGTAG
- a CDS encoding carboxylate/amino acid/amine transporter yields MTLLILVTLLWAFSFSLIGVYLAGQVDSYFSVLTRVLLAAAVFLPLINWRTPPRTALSLMVIGAVQLGAMYLFYYQSFLLLSVPEVLLFTIFTPVYITLIDDLLKRHFSWWNLLVAAIAVFGAAVIRWDELSGGYWRGFLVVQGANLCFASGQVAYRQFMQSAGYREHPLPQRQVFGWFFVGASLVVSIAWLALGQADYPKTPIQWGILLWLGAVASGLGYFLWNKGATQVSAGTLAAMNNALIPAGLLVNLLIWNRDAHLPRLLAGGLLIVAAVALSEWHTRQRQQQHRRN; encoded by the coding sequence ATGACACTGTTGATACTGGTCACCCTCCTGTGGGCCTTCTCTTTCAGCCTGATCGGCGTTTACCTGGCCGGACAGGTGGACAGTTATTTTTCCGTTCTCACCCGCGTACTGCTCGCCGCCGCGGTATTCCTGCCCCTGATCAACTGGCGCACCCCACCGCGCACAGCACTGTCGTTGATGGTCATCGGCGCCGTACAACTGGGGGCCATGTACCTGTTTTACTACCAGTCATTCCTGCTATTGAGCGTACCGGAAGTACTGCTGTTCACCATCTTCACACCGGTGTATATCACCCTGATCGACGACCTGCTAAAGCGACATTTTTCCTGGTGGAATCTCCTGGTCGCCGCCATTGCGGTATTCGGTGCCGCAGTTATTCGCTGGGATGAACTGAGTGGCGGCTACTGGCGCGGTTTTCTGGTCGTCCAGGGCGCCAACCTCTGTTTCGCCAGCGGACAGGTGGCCTACAGGCAGTTTATGCAATCTGCCGGTTATCGCGAGCACCCATTGCCCCAGCGACAGGTATTTGGCTGGTTCTTTGTTGGCGCCAGTCTCGTCGTCTCAATCGCCTGGCTGGCATTGGGCCAGGCAGACTATCCGAAAACACCCATCCAATGGGGTATTCTGCTGTGGTTGGGTGCGGTGGCCTCCGGTCTCGGCTATTTTCTCTGGAACAAGGGCGCCACCCAGGTTTCCGCCGGCACTCTTGCGGCAATGAACAATGCCCTGATTCCTGCGGGCCTGCTGGTGAATCTGTTAATCTGGAATCGCGACGCCCACCTGCCGCGGCTGCTCGCCGGTGGCCTGCTTATCGTCGCCGCGGTTGCCCTCAGCGAATGGCACACTCGACAACGACAGCAGCAACACAGACGGAATTGA
- a CDS encoding PhzF family phenazine biosynthesis protein, giving the protein MQLPIYQADAFTSELFQGNPAAYVPLTHWLDDQLMQQIAAENNLAETAFTVPVGNGFELRWFTPGEEVPLCGHATLVTAHLLWTELGFTDPEIHFFTRSGELIVRQEGDLLSLDFPAKQTREIPLDDSYTAALGARPLKLLEVAGSNDQLLVEFATAEDIASLTPDMRAVAALPYKGLICTAPGNDCDFVSRFFAPAIGIDEDPVTGSAHTLLVPFWAEKLDRTALQAKQISSRGGELDCELNGERVIMRGRAVTYLRGQISL; this is encoded by the coding sequence ATGCAACTGCCTATCTATCAAGCCGACGCCTTTACCTCCGAACTGTTCCAAGGTAACCCCGCCGCTTACGTCCCCCTGACCCATTGGCTGGACGACCAGCTGATGCAACAGATCGCCGCCGAGAACAACCTCGCCGAGACCGCCTTCACCGTCCCCGTCGGCAACGGCTTCGAGCTGCGCTGGTTCACTCCGGGCGAAGAAGTCCCCCTGTGCGGCCATGCGACCCTGGTCACCGCACACCTGCTGTGGACCGAGTTGGGGTTCACCGACCCGGAAATCCACTTCTTCACTCGCAGCGGCGAACTGATCGTGCGTCAGGAAGGTGATCTGCTGTCTCTGGACTTTCCCGCAAAGCAGACCCGCGAAATCCCGCTCGATGACAGCTATACCGCCGCCCTCGGCGCCAGGCCACTCAAGCTGCTGGAAGTGGCCGGTTCCAACGACCAGTTACTGGTGGAATTCGCCACTGCCGAAGACATCGCCAGCCTCACCCCGGATATGCGCGCTGTGGCCGCGCTGCCCTACAAAGGCCTGATCTGCACCGCCCCCGGTAACGACTGCGATTTCGTCAGCCGCTTTTTCGCCCCCGCCATCGGTATCGACGAAGACCCTGTCACCGGCTCCGCGCATACATTGCTGGTGCCGTTCTGGGCAGAGAAACTGGACCGGACTGCGTTGCAGGCGAAGCAGATTTCGTCCCGCGGTGGCGAGCTGGACTGCGAGCTGAATGGTGAGCGGGTGATTATGCGTGGGCGGGCGGTGACTTATTTACGTGGACAGATAAGCCTTTGA
- a CDS encoding TIGR00153 family protein, producing the protein MPLSNIANLFGRSPIKPIKEHMATAHEASADLVPFFEALMKGDFDAAGEIQLRISASENRADDIKKDLRLHLPDSLFMPVSRTDLLELLHVQDKVANKAQDIAGLATGRKMQIPESMHGMMATFVESAVAASAQALKAINELDELLESGFAGREVDITRRMTEELDDLERKSDKLEVEVRAALFKLEKDLPPVDVIFLYRIIEWVGDLADEAHGVGNRLQLLLAR; encoded by the coding sequence ATGCCCCTGTCCAATATCGCCAACCTGTTCGGCCGTTCACCAATCAAGCCGATCAAGGAGCACATGGCGACCGCCCACGAGGCGTCCGCGGATCTGGTGCCCTTCTTTGAGGCCCTTATGAAGGGCGACTTCGACGCCGCGGGCGAGATTCAACTGCGCATTTCCGCCAGCGAGAACCGCGCCGATGACATCAAGAAAGACCTGCGCCTGCATCTGCCGGACAGCCTGTTCATGCCGGTCTCCCGCACCGACCTGCTGGAACTGCTGCACGTCCAGGACAAGGTAGCCAACAAGGCTCAGGATATCGCCGGTCTCGCCACCGGCCGGAAGATGCAGATCCCCGAATCCATGCACGGCATGATGGCCACCTTTGTGGAAAGCGCCGTGGCGGCCTCCGCCCAGGCACTGAAGGCCATCAACGAGCTGGACGAACTGCTGGAGTCCGGCTTTGCCGGGCGCGAGGTGGACATCACCCGCCGCATGACCGAAGAGCTGGACGACCTCGAGCGTAAATCCGACAAACTCGAAGTCGAAGTACGCGCCGCACTGTTCAAACTAGAAAAAGACCTGCCGCCGGTAGACGTGATTTTTCTCTACCGGATTATCGAGTGGGTCGGCGACCTGGCAGATGAGGCCCACGGCGTGGGCAACCGATTGCAGCTGCTGCTGGCGCGTTAA
- a CDS encoding inorganic phosphate transporter, which yields MDIIAQYGHIFLILACVFGFFMAWGVGANDVANAMGTSVGSRALTIKQAIIIAMIFEFAGAYLAGGEVTATIRKGIISSDIFNDQPELLVYGMLSALLAAGTWLLIASILGWPVSTTHSIVGAIVGFSAVGISPDAVAWGKVGSIVASWVVSPVLAGTISFMLFRSVQRLILNTEDPFGNAKRYIPFYMFAVGWMIAMVTLTKGLKHVLKDADISLSFWQDALIAGVAGLIVMGIGVMMLKRIKRDPERERDNRFANVERVFAILMVFTACAMAFAHGSNDVANAVGPLAAVVNTVQMGAVTAKASMPPWILLLGGAGIVVGLATYGFKVMATIGRKITELTPSRGFAAELGAAATVVLASGTGLPISTTHTLVGAVLGVGLARGIGALNLRMITTIAASWVVTLPAGAGIAIIFFFFFKGVFGW from the coding sequence GTGGATATCATTGCTCAGTACGGCCATATCTTTTTGATCCTGGCCTGTGTATTCGGCTTTTTTATGGCCTGGGGCGTCGGTGCCAACGACGTTGCCAACGCCATGGGGACCTCCGTCGGCTCCCGCGCACTTACCATCAAACAGGCGATCATCATCGCCATGATTTTCGAGTTTGCCGGTGCCTACCTCGCTGGCGGTGAGGTCACCGCCACCATCCGCAAGGGCATCATTTCCTCGGATATTTTCAACGACCAGCCCGAGTTGCTGGTCTACGGTATGCTCTCGGCACTGTTGGCGGCCGGCACCTGGCTGCTGATCGCCAGCATCCTGGGCTGGCCGGTATCCACCACCCATTCCATCGTCGGCGCCATCGTCGGTTTTTCTGCGGTCGGCATCTCACCGGACGCCGTGGCCTGGGGCAAAGTGGGCAGCATCGTTGCCAGCTGGGTGGTCTCGCCGGTACTGGCGGGCACCATCTCCTTTATGCTGTTCCGCAGTGTGCAACGCCTGATCCTCAACACTGAAGATCCTTTCGGCAATGCCAAGCGCTACATTCCTTTCTACATGTTTGCCGTAGGCTGGATGATCGCCATGGTTACCCTCACCAAGGGGCTGAAGCATGTATTGAAGGATGCGGATATCTCCCTGTCTTTCTGGCAGGACGCCCTCATCGCGGGTGTCGCCGGGCTGATCGTGATGGGCATCGGTGTGATGATGCTGAAACGTATCAAGCGGGATCCGGAACGCGAGCGCGACAACCGCTTTGCCAACGTAGAGCGGGTGTTCGCCATCCTGATGGTATTTACCGCCTGTGCCATGGCCTTCGCTCACGGCTCCAACGACGTGGCCAATGCCGTCGGCCCGCTCGCAGCGGTAGTCAATACCGTGCAGATGGGCGCAGTGACCGCCAAGGCCTCCATGCCGCCGTGGATTCTGTTGCTCGGGGGTGCCGGTATCGTAGTCGGTCTCGCCACCTACGGCTTCAAGGTAATGGCCACCATTGGCAGAAAGATCACCGAACTGACCCCGAGCCGTGGCTTCGCCGCCGAGCTGGGTGCCGCCGCCACCGTGGTACTCGCGTCCGGTACCGGCCTGCCCATCTCCACCACCCACACCCTGGTGGGGGCGGTGCTGGGTGTGGGCCTGGCCCGCGGCATCGGCGCCCTGAACCTGCGCATGATCACCACCATCGCCGCCTCCTGGGTCGTTACCCTGCCCGCCGGCGCCGGCATCGCGATCATCTTTTTCTTCTTCTTCAAGGGCGTCTTCGGTTGGTAG